The genomic window agtttgataagTTATTTTTGGTTCCACAGTTTGGTGGCCAAGCCTACAATGATGTAGAACACACTTCGGTACAGTGCCAGGCCTTGCAAGGAATTGAATGTGCCGGCTCTAGAAGCTTCTTACGAGAGAATAAACCGTGTATAAAGTGAGTGTTACCTAATTAATCtggagttcttttctttcttcctgtttttagTTTGCCATTGCTTAACCTGACTTTTCCCATTAACTTGAGTTTTGAAAGTTTAATGTAGCTATTTTGGTACACAGCTCAACCTTGAGTCAATATGGTAGAATGAGAAAAGATCTCTGGGAATTGGAGAGTCAGAGGCTTtagtcccagctctgtcactaactGTATAaatacagagagcacaggatttgaagttagaggacTTGGGTACTTCTGCTTGCTATCTCTGaggtcttaggcaagtcactttgctctctgagcttcagtttcattcttcattcataaaatgagggggctgattTCTTAAGTTCCTTTCAACTCAGAACTTATGAAATCTGAAGCTAGGATTAGCCATTCTACCTCTCTGAGCCTGAGTTTCTtctactataaaatgagggatgtgTACTAGGTaacttctaaggccccttccaactgtAGTCATTTATAGGCATAAATCCTACCCAGATGTCCCTGTAGTAACAGAAGGAACCTAATAAGGAAGGCTTCTCTCTACTGAAGCTCATTTTATTTATAGTTAAACAGAAAACATGTGCTAAGGGTCTCAGAATTTAAACATGCCCTTCAGGCTACAGCAAGATAGTGAATGAATTTATTTATGACTTAACCTTAAAGCAGTTAATGAAACTAGGCAGCTGTATTGTATTGTGGAGAGAAGACCCTGTGAAGGAACATGTTACAGCAGTTATTATTATCACAGAATAATctgaaaatattataataattcagAGACCTTGGAGGAATTAGACTAAGGTATGACAAGCCTTCCTACAATAAATGCAGTCAGAAGAAGCATTGAATTACAGAAAGACCTACATCCGTAATTACTTATGCATTTCAATTTCATAGATGCTAGTAACTTTTTTGAGCTAATAGTTTCATGATACTGTAATGGGTAGAATTTATCTAAGAATTAATAATTTCTCTGGCCTCCACCAGAGGGAACCAgagttaattattttattatagcaTAACACCAcctttgtatcatttcatttaGGCTGAAAGCATTTTAACTTTCCTCTAgtgaaaaatcttttattttttcctaggtACACTGGACACTACTTCATAACCACTTTGCTGTATTCCTTCTTCCTGGGATGTTTTGGAGTTGATCGTTTCTGTCTGGGACATACGGGTACAGCAGTAGGGAAATTGCTCACCCTTGGAGGACTTGGAATCTGGTGGTTTGTTGACCTTATTTTACTTATTACTGGAAGGCTAATGCCTAGTGATGGCAGCAACTGGTGTACTGTTTACTGAAGAGAACTAGACTCATTGAGAATTGGTGTAGCATGGGAAAATGAATGACCTTTCTTTCCTGACTTTGTCTCTACAAATTGCAATTTCTTCCACCATCTCAGACTGTTATTATTCTACCCTTTTTAGAAGAGAATCTGCTGGGGCCGTGTTGTTGGACTGTAGATTTGGAAGCCAGGTCTTGAGTTAATGTTTGGAAATGATAAATAATGCTTTGAAAAATCAACGTTTTATCTACAGAAAAGAAGGTATTAATATGCTTGTTCAGACATAAGCAGCAAGAGGATTTCTATACCTTTTTGCATGCCTTCCCTCTGCAATATTATGGCTTTGGTCTTCTGGAACATGTATTGAAATATCATGAACAAAGTGAGCGTTTTTAGAATGTACCTGGCCCATTGTGCTATATGTACTAGAAGATACCTGAGATGAAACCAACCATTGAAAATCTGTCTTCAGAAAAAGGTGAAAATTGAAGTAACTGACAATGAATATTGAAACTCTGACTTTTAATTCTTATGTTCCATAAAACTTTTGGCCAAATGGAGAGGCTATACAGGTATATTGTCATTTAAACAAGCAAAGAGAAGCCTCTAATTCTGTTGTATTGTAAGAACCAAGCTTTTGAAATGCTGAACTGCTGTTCACCACCCTTAGGGTGTCAGCACTGTGCCCTATGGGTGTTATCTACTGTGTACAGATGACttcattaaaattttgtttttaaagagatgtCTGAGTGATGTATCTGAGATCAGACATTTCTCTCAGCAGAGATATCCCCTCTAAAATTCTGAATCTGGTAACAAATACAATTGCTGCTTGTATGAGGTCTTTCACATAAATAACTGAAATGAAAATTCAGGACTAGGAAAGTTTTAGATAGAGAGTTTTCATATGCTAGGAATGAAGAACAGATTTCTGCACTAAGAAttttcattcagcaagcatttattaaacacctacactGTTCCAGGCAATGTGCTCAGCCtacaaaacagaagcaaatacaaaaacaaagggGTCCGTACCCTCAAgagttttacattttatttggaatattggggagaaaatggaaaccaAATACAGAATTTTCCAATTTTAAAGC from Notamacropus eugenii isolate mMacEug1 chromosome 1, mMacEug1.pri_v2, whole genome shotgun sequence includes these protein-coding regions:
- the TM2D2 gene encoding TM2 domain-containing protein 2, which produces MVLGGFPVSYLLLCGQAALLLGNLLLLHCVSRSLSYNTTAEPEAAATGSAGTARLEGAETQMLAYTDPRSPVILCSFLPDEFIKCEDPVDHVGNSTASHEMGYGCVKFGGQAYNDVEHTSVQCQALQGIECAGSRSFLRENKPCIKYTGHYFITTLLYSFFLGCFGVDRFCLGHTGTAVGKLLTLGGLGIWWFVDLILLITGRLMPSDGSNWCTVY